From a single Sediminibacterium sp. KACHI17 genomic region:
- a CDS encoding glycosyltransferase family 2 protein, with amino-acid sequence MLQHIYKNSEPTVKGQETSTLEQERIDRFCLLLHIETHHLTLSIIIVNYNVCAFVEQCLHTVLAASHSIDNEIIVVDNGSTDNCIPILQPLFPNVQFIRSETNLGFAKANNLGLQKASGTYILFLNPDTLIPADTLSICLDHFYTHERTGALGIRMINGWGEFLPESKRALPSLQTAFFKLSGLARMFPSSGLFNRYALGHLSPLENHQVEVLAGAFMMVRKSIIDALGGFDTDYFMYGEDIDLSLRIAESGYTLQYLGHPAIVHYKGQSSKHKSVFHTAIFFEAMKIFVQKHYRLSWMLTPLIQFFSWMTQLKKKIARSGATEALLQRHQNLLVICKEENHSHLLSALAQHGITDSYLSSIYLHQQSIKSIQDEISNYAAEQILIRIPDMRMSDAIALMEKNQGMFFRFIFAGSATISFNN; translated from the coding sequence TTGCTTCAACATATATACAAAAATAGCGAACCTACGGTTAAGGGACAAGAAACAAGCACCTTAGAACAAGAGCGAATCGATCGCTTCTGTTTATTATTGCATATTGAAACCCATCATTTGACACTCAGTATCATCATAGTCAATTATAATGTTTGCGCATTTGTAGAACAGTGTCTGCATACGGTATTGGCCGCTTCTCATTCTATCGACAATGAAATCATTGTAGTGGATAATGGCTCTACCGATAACTGTATTCCCATCCTACAACCATTGTTTCCGAATGTACAGTTCATCCGTTCTGAGACCAATCTAGGATTTGCAAAAGCCAATAATCTGGGTTTACAAAAAGCTTCGGGCACTTACATTCTTTTTTTGAATCCCGATACACTTATTCCTGCTGATACTTTATCCATTTGTTTAGATCATTTTTATACGCACGAACGAACAGGAGCATTGGGGATTCGAATGATCAACGGCTGGGGTGAATTTTTACCGGAAAGTAAAAGGGCCTTACCATCACTGCAAACCGCTTTCTTTAAGTTAAGTGGACTGGCCCGTATGTTTCCTTCTTCCGGCTTATTCAATCGGTATGCACTCGGACATCTTTCTCCCTTGGAAAATCATCAGGTAGAGGTATTGGCCGGTGCCTTCATGATGGTTCGTAAAAGCATTATTGACGCCCTTGGCGGATTTGATACAGATTATTTCATGTACGGAGAAGATATTGATCTTAGTCTTCGTATTGCTGAATCAGGCTATACCCTACAATATCTCGGACATCCTGCAATTGTTCATTACAAAGGACAAAGTTCGAAACACAAAAGTGTTTTTCATACGGCCATTTTCTTTGAAGCCATGAAGATATTCGTACAGAAACATTACCGCTTGAGCTGGATGCTAACTCCTTTGATACAGTTCTTTAGCTGGATGACTCAACTCAAGAAAAAGATCGCAAGATCCGGTGCTACTGAGGCATTGCTCCAAAGACATCAGAACTTATTGGTCATTTGTAAAGAAGAAAACCACTCACATCTACTTTCAGCACTTGCGCAGCATGGCATCACTGATAGTTATCTATCCAGCATCTATCTTCATCAACAGTCAATCAAGTCCATTCAAGATGAGATCAGCAACTATGCTGCTGAACAAATATTGATCCGTATCCCCGATATGCGTATGTCTGATGCCATTGCTTTGATGGAAAAGAATCAAGGTATGTTCTTTCGGTTTATTTTTGCGGGTTCAGCTACCATCAGCTTTAACAACTGA
- a CDS encoding GH3 auxin-responsive promoter family protein: protein MAIFDIKLPNRILKALRLPQNNPRRQQIRVLKKLLRKARFTAFGQQYRFDEILLSKHPGKKFQELVPTFNYNKIHQEWWHKTLEGIPDICWPGKIKYYALSSGTSEAASKYIPVTNDLLSGNKLVMIRQLFSLRNYENIPYSSIGKGWLTLGGSTDLQKEGPGYYAGDLSGITQKKAPFWFQPFYKPGKKIAKQKDWNKKLEEIVDKAPDWDIGFIVGVPAWIQMCMEMVIQRYKLNHIHEMWPNLAFFVHGGVSFEPYKKGFEKLLGKPITYIETYLASEGFIAYQDRQFAKGMRLVTSEHIFMEFVPFDDTNFNADGEMIENPEALMIHEVEEGKDYALLISTSAGTWRYLIGDTIRFVDKDRCEIVITGRTKHFLSLVGEHLSVDNMNKAIQLASEKMNISIPEFTVAGIPYESFFAHHWFVACDDKVDKQQLLQLIDNSLKELNDDYAVERKSALKEVFLDVLSENQFMEFMRSKGKVGGQHKFPRVLKGKMLEDWQAFLRKELVTE, encoded by the coding sequence ATGGCCATCTTCGATATAAAACTTCCCAATAGGATTCTTAAAGCATTAAGACTGCCGCAAAACAATCCGCGCAGACAACAGATCAGGGTCTTAAAGAAGTTATTGCGCAAGGCGCGTTTCACTGCATTTGGTCAGCAATACCGATTTGATGAGATCTTATTAAGTAAACATCCGGGTAAGAAATTTCAGGAGCTGGTTCCTACTTTTAATTATAATAAGATACACCAGGAGTGGTGGCACAAAACACTAGAAGGCATACCTGATATCTGCTGGCCCGGCAAGATCAAATATTATGCATTAAGCAGTGGTACCAGTGAAGCTGCGAGTAAATACATTCCTGTTACCAATGATTTATTGAGTGGTAATAAGCTTGTCATGATTCGTCAGTTATTCAGCTTGAGGAATTATGAAAATATCCCTTACAGTTCTATTGGTAAGGGTTGGCTGACTTTGGGAGGTAGCACAGATCTACAAAAAGAAGGACCCGGTTATTATGCCGGTGACCTGAGTGGTATCACCCAGAAAAAAGCTCCGTTTTGGTTTCAGCCTTTTTATAAACCCGGGAAAAAGATCGCTAAACAAAAAGATTGGAATAAAAAACTAGAAGAGATCGTTGATAAAGCACCCGATTGGGATATTGGTTTTATTGTAGGTGTTCCGGCCTGGATTCAAATGTGTATGGAAATGGTGATCCAGCGATATAAGCTGAATCATATTCATGAAATGTGGCCTAACCTCGCATTCTTTGTACATGGCGGTGTAAGTTTCGAACCTTATAAAAAAGGATTTGAAAAATTACTTGGTAAGCCTATCACTTATATTGAAACCTATCTTGCCAGTGAAGGATTTATTGCATACCAGGATCGTCAGTTCGCAAAAGGTATGCGATTGGTGACCAGTGAGCATATTTTTATGGAGTTTGTGCCATTTGATGATACCAACTTCAATGCAGATGGTGAGATGATTGAAAATCCTGAAGCGCTGATGATCCATGAAGTGGAAGAAGGCAAGGATTATGCATTATTGATCAGTACTTCTGCAGGGACCTGGCGCTATCTTATTGGTGATACAATTCGTTTTGTTGATAAAGATCGTTGTGAAATTGTGATCACCGGGAGAACCAAGCATTTCCTGAGTTTAGTGGGAGAGCATCTTAGCGTAGACAATATGAACAAAGCGATTCAACTGGCCAGTGAGAAAATGAACATTTCAATTCCAGAATTCACTGTTGCAGGTATTCCTTATGAAAGCTTTTTTGCCCATCACTGGTTTGTTGCTTGTGATGATAAAGTAGATAAACAACAACTGTTACAATTGATCGATAATTCACTCAAAGAATTGAATGATGATTATGCAGTGGAAAGAAAAAGTGCATTGAAGGAAGTGTTTTTAGATGTACTCTCTGAAAATCAATTCATGGAGTTCATGCGTTCGAAAGGGAAAGTGGGTGGACAGCATAAGTTTCCTCGCGTGCTAAAAGGAAAGATGCTGGAAGACTGGCAAGCATTTTTAAGAAAAGAACTGGTAACTGAATGA
- a CDS encoding ATP-binding protein produces MIQKIVILGPESTGKSTLCELLAQHYATAWCPEFAREYLLTNGTEYGFDDLLTIAKGQLALEDEYSAMVHGPWSMVNSVWVNSRTMQTSAQQPLLFIDTDMYVMKVWAEYVFQKCHQFILDEIVDRTYDLYLLCKPDLPWVQDELREYPDEKPRQELYHIYRDIMMNQKTPWVEISGDYEQRLQQAIAAVDAIRK; encoded by the coding sequence ATGATTCAAAAGATCGTCATCCTTGGTCCGGAGTCTACCGGTAAGAGCACTTTATGTGAATTGCTAGCGCAGCATTATGCAACAGCCTGGTGCCCGGAATTTGCACGCGAATATCTCTTGACCAATGGAACCGAATATGGATTTGATGATCTGCTCACCATCGCTAAAGGACAATTGGCTTTGGAAGATGAGTATAGTGCCATGGTCCATGGTCCATGGTCGATGGTCAATAGTGTTTGGGTGAATAGTAGAACCATGCAAACATCTGCACAACAACCTTTGCTATTCATTGATACCGATATGTACGTTATGAAAGTATGGGCCGAATATGTATTTCAAAAATGTCATCAGTTTATTTTAGATGAAATTGTAGATCGTACATATGATCTGTACCTGTTATGTAAACCCGATCTTCCCTGGGTGCAGGATGAGTTGCGTGAATATCCTGATGAAAAACCCAGACAAGAACTCTATCATATCTACCGGGATATCATGATGAATCAAAAAACGCCTTGGGTAGAGATCAGTGGTGACTATGAACAGCGACTACAACAGGCAATAGCAGCAGTTGATGCTATTCGAAAATAA
- a CDS encoding LysE family transporter, whose amino-acid sequence MIAPFLKGILLGLILSISVGPVIFAIIKQSINNGHKAGYLFVAGVSASDISLVLVCNFFTSLFNTALSHKTAIAIAGSIFLIAVGIYTLFFKKVHTDEENNIADKKFRKRDYAAIFLSGYFMNTLNPGVFLFWFAWTAAILADAQTAQHPNEYRLIVFGTCLVFVLLSDILKVMLAGKLRSRLTAKNLHYINKLSGLILIGFGIALCWGAISLLKQV is encoded by the coding sequence ATGATTGCCCCGTTTTTAAAAGGAATATTGCTGGGTCTGATCCTGAGTATCTCTGTAGGACCCGTGATCTTTGCCATCATCAAGCAAAGCATCAATAATGGCCATAAAGCGGGCTATTTATTTGTAGCGGGTGTCTCAGCGAGTGATATTTCATTGGTTTTGGTCTGCAACTTTTTTACCTCTTTATTCAATACCGCATTATCACACAAAACCGCCATTGCCATTGCAGGAAGTATTTTTCTGATCGCAGTAGGTATCTATACTTTGTTCTTCAAAAAGGTACATACCGATGAAGAAAACAATATTGCTGATAAAAAATTCAGAAAGAGGGATTATGCCGCGATATTTCTATCCGGTTATTTTATGAATACATTGAATCCGGGTGTATTTCTTTTCTGGTTTGCCTGGACCGCCGCAATTCTGGCTGATGCACAAACCGCTCAACATCCCAATGAATACCGATTGATCGTATTTGGTACCTGTCTGGTATTCGTTTTACTTTCTGATATTCTCAAAGTGATGCTTGCAGGTAAGCTACGTTCTAGACTAACAGCCAAGAACCTTCACTACATCAATAAATTATCAGGATTGATCCTGATTGGTTTTGGGATTGCGTTATGTTGGGGCGCGATTTCTTTATTGAAACAGGTTTAA
- the pnuC gene encoding nicotinamide riboside transporter PnuC, which produces MSIQEFIDQFIQGIRQTSALEFVAVSAGIGSVWFSRKEHILVYPIGLINTLIYIYLSIKGHLFGEASVNFYYSVMSIYGWILWTRKDSSKKELLLHITNSSRKEWIQQLLFFAFFYLLLFTLLKWLQSSFAPEAIPWADAFASASAYTGMWLMARKKTESWIWWIATNIASIPLYFVKGYVFTSVQFFILLILAISGLIEWKKKAKQ; this is translated from the coding sequence ATGAGCATTCAGGAATTCATCGATCAGTTTATACAAGGAATCAGACAAACATCTGCTCTGGAGTTTGTAGCGGTGTCGGCTGGTATCGGTAGTGTATGGTTTAGCAGAAAAGAACATATACTGGTATATCCGATCGGACTGATCAATACACTGATCTATATCTATCTAAGTATAAAAGGACATTTATTTGGAGAAGCCAGCGTAAACTTTTATTACTCTGTAATGAGTATTTATGGTTGGATTCTTTGGACTCGCAAAGACAGTTCTAAGAAGGAACTCCTGTTACATATTACCAACAGTAGTCGTAAAGAGTGGATACAACAACTGCTTTTCTTTGCTTTTTTCTATCTGCTCTTATTCACTCTTTTGAAATGGTTACAATCCAGTTTTGCACCCGAAGCCATTCCATGGGCAGATGCTTTTGCCAGTGCTTCAGCATACACAGGTATGTGGCTCATGGCCAGAAAAAAAACAGAGAGCTGGATCTGGTGGATCGCAACAAACATTGCTTCTATTCCGTTGTATTTTGTGAAAGGATATGTGTTCACCAGTGTACAATTCTTCATTTTATTGATACTGGCCATTTCAGGGTTGATCGAATGGAAGAAAAAAGCAAAACAATAA
- a CDS encoding S41 family peptidase, whose amino-acid sequence MNLIRTLISGISILILSVSAPAQNFYPPLPKMAPADLKEDIRILKKVLEANHPSLYWYTSKDSIDYYFEETLASITDSLNEVEYKNKLSKLIATIHCGHTTVRFSKAYGKIANRYRFPQFPLALKAWDDSLVVLGSAYNNDSIFKRGTIITAINGRSPVQILDTLYQYISTDGYINNHKSQVISGNFPGWYKTILGDDDSVYVIKYLDSVGQEKVASIKAYRPVVDTVQRKVSNTAPTLTRREIRKLRLLNKRSMLIDTLNNTAFIRLTTFSGGRLRTFFRRSFKTLNQLSIDNLVIDLRENGGGNVGNSIDLTRYLINKPFKVGDSIVAFSRRLQYSRYIKPSFIYWLAMNFGGKKMEDGKIHYRRYEQHYFKPASKHHYDGQLYLIQGGYTFSAATMFISQLQGQSNVKVLGEESGGGYYGNSAMHIPKITLPNSGLIVSLPLYRLVMDKDRPKGRGIIPDIEIKPSSKAIREGYDIKLSEVRRIIRGN is encoded by the coding sequence ATGAATCTTATCCGAACACTTATATCGGGCATTAGTATTCTGATTCTTTCAGTGTCTGCACCTGCGCAAAACTTTTATCCGCCACTTCCTAAAATGGCTCCGGCAGATTTAAAGGAAGACATACGCATTCTTAAAAAAGTATTGGAAGCCAATCATCCAAGTTTATATTGGTATACTTCGAAAGACAGTATTGATTACTATTTTGAAGAAACTTTAGCGAGTATTACCGATTCACTCAATGAGGTTGAATACAAGAATAAACTATCCAAACTCATTGCTACTATTCATTGTGGGCATACCACTGTTCGCTTTTCCAAAGCCTATGGTAAAATTGCTAACCGCTATCGCTTTCCTCAATTTCCATTGGCATTAAAAGCGTGGGATGATAGTTTGGTGGTATTGGGTAGTGCTTATAACAATGATTCGATCTTTAAAAGAGGAACTATTATAACAGCGATCAATGGACGATCGCCGGTTCAAATACTGGATACGCTCTATCAGTATATCAGTACTGATGGGTATATCAATAATCATAAAAGCCAGGTCATCAGTGGTAATTTTCCCGGATGGTATAAAACCATTTTAGGTGATGATGATTCTGTTTATGTCATCAAATATTTAGATTCAGTTGGACAAGAAAAAGTTGCAAGTATTAAAGCATATCGCCCGGTAGTGGATACTGTTCAACGAAAAGTAAGCAATACTGCGCCAACATTAACACGTCGGGAAATCAGAAAACTTCGGTTACTGAATAAGCGATCTATGTTGATCGATACATTGAATAACACTGCTTTTATTCGGCTGACCACTTTTTCCGGTGGTAGACTAAGAACTTTTTTTAGAAGAAGCTTTAAAACATTGAATCAGCTTTCAATTGACAATCTTGTAATTGATCTGAGAGAAAATGGAGGGGGTAATGTAGGAAACAGTATTGACTTAACAAGATACCTCATCAACAAACCATTTAAGGTTGGCGATAGTATAGTGGCGTTTAGCAGAAGACTTCAATACAGCAGATATATCAAACCTTCTTTCATTTATTGGTTGGCCATGAACTTTGGCGGAAAGAAAATGGAAGATGGAAAAATTCATTATCGCAGGTATGAGCAACATTATTTCAAACCTGCAAGCAAACATCATTATGATGGTCAATTGTATTTGATACAAGGCGGATATACTTTTTCAGCTGCTACAATGTTTATTTCACAGTTACAAGGACAATCCAATGTAAAAGTATTGGGCGAAGAAAGTGGTGGCGGATATTATGGTAATTCAGCGATGCATATTCCGAAGATCACATTGCCAAATTCCGGTCTCATTGTGAGTTTGCCTTTGTATCGTTTGGTCATGGATAAAGATCGGCCTAAAGGAAGAGGAATCATACCCGATATAGAGATCAAACCATCCTCAAAAGCCATCCGTGAGGGCTATGATATTAAGTTGAGTGAAGTGCGTAGAATCATTCGAGGAAATTAG
- the thiL gene encoding thiamine-phosphate kinase: MSETRTEIASLGEFGLIEHLTKNFETHNASTILGVGDDAAVIDHFGKQTVITTDLLLEGIHFDLMYTPLKHLGYKAVMVNLSDIYAMNATPTQITVSIGISNRFSLEAVTEFYEGVHFACEKHKVDLIGGDTSSSVKGFVISVTAIGEVAPEKFVKRSTASKGDLICVSGDLGGAYLGLTLMEREKKIYLENPQIQPDLENESYIVGRLLKPEARKEIIDFFEQNNIVPTSMMDVSDGISSEILHICKQSALGCRIYEEKLPIAEDSRKAAFKFGLDPTVCALNGGEDYELIFTLKQEDYDKITLNEDISVIGYMAELEEGCKLLTKGGNTFDITAQGWNAFQQ; the protein is encoded by the coding sequence ATGAGTGAAACAAGAACTGAGATAGCGAGTTTAGGAGAGTTTGGACTGATCGAACACCTGACCAAAAATTTTGAGACGCATAATGCCTCTACTATTTTAGGAGTAGGAGATGATGCCGCAGTAATAGATCATTTTGGAAAACAAACAGTGATCACAACTGACTTATTACTCGAGGGTATCCACTTTGATCTGATGTATACACCACTCAAGCATTTGGGGTATAAAGCGGTGATGGTGAACCTGAGTGATATTTATGCCATGAATGCAACACCAACGCAAATAACAGTAAGCATTGGCATCAGCAATCGATTTAGTTTGGAAGCAGTTACTGAATTTTATGAAGGCGTTCACTTTGCTTGTGAAAAACATAAAGTAGACCTGATCGGCGGCGATACTTCTTCATCCGTAAAGGGTTTTGTGATATCTGTTACTGCTATCGGCGAAGTAGCTCCTGAAAAATTTGTCAAAAGAAGTACTGCATCAAAAGGTGATTTGATTTGTGTGAGTGGTGATTTAGGCGGCGCTTATCTTGGACTCACTTTAATGGAGAGAGAGAAAAAGATCTATCTAGAAAATCCACAGATACAACCCGATCTGGAGAATGAAAGTTATATCGTTGGCAGATTATTGAAACCGGAAGCCAGAAAAGAGATCATAGATTTTTTTGAACAAAATAATATTGTGCCTACTTCCATGATGGATGTAAGTGATGGTATCAGCAGTGAAATTTTGCATATCTGCAAACAAAGTGCATTGGGTTGTCGTATCTATGAGGAAAAATTACCGATCGCAGAAGATAGCAGAAAAGCAGCTTTTAAATTTGGCCTCGACCCTACTGTTTGTGCGTTGAATGGAGGTGAAGATTATGAACTCATCTTTACCCTCAAGCAAGAGGATTATGATAAAATAACCCTGAACGAAGATATCAGTGTTATAGGGTATATGGCTGAACTGGAAGAAGGATGTAAATTATTGACCAAGGGTGGAAATACTTTTGATATCACTGCACAGGGTTGGAATGCTTTTCAGCAGTAG
- a CDS encoding inositol monophosphatase family protein has product MLKQTLIKATEAGAAQLQHFFNGQFTISNKEGVNNLVTEADHAAEKAIFEVIRQDFPDHFILSEETGEIIQDSSYKWIIDPIDGTVNFANGIPICCVSIGIEQDGEMILGAVYNPFINEFFFAQKGFGATLNDKKIQVSDKTEVIKSCLVTGFPYTYLDMENGPLQVFEKLIRKGVPVRRLGSAAIDLCWVAAGRFDGFYEHKLQAWDSAAGFLMVEEAGGKVTDFKGDLYSPYQPHIIATNGKIHDELVAIVNGAPVKS; this is encoded by the coding sequence ATGTTGAAGCAAACACTCATCAAAGCAACCGAGGCGGGAGCCGCACAATTACAACACTTTTTCAACGGACAATTTACAATCAGTAACAAAGAAGGGGTCAATAATCTGGTTACAGAAGCTGATCATGCTGCAGAAAAAGCCATTTTTGAAGTGATCAGACAAGATTTCCCCGATCATTTTATTCTTAGTGAAGAAACAGGAGAGATCATTCAAGATTCATCCTATAAATGGATCATTGACCCGATTGATGGAACCGTGAATTTTGCAAATGGAATTCCTATCTGTTGTGTGAGTATTGGTATTGAACAGGATGGTGAAATGATATTGGGAGCAGTATACAATCCTTTTATCAATGAGTTCTTCTTTGCACAAAAAGGATTTGGTGCTACACTGAATGATAAAAAAATTCAGGTAAGCGATAAAACGGAAGTGATCAAAAGCTGTTTGGTAACAGGCTTCCCCTACACGTATCTGGATATGGAAAATGGTCCATTACAGGTATTTGAAAAATTGATCCGTAAAGGGGTTCCCGTAAGAAGATTGGGTAGTGCAGCCATTGACCTCTGTTGGGTGGCAGCAGGCCGTTTCGATGGCTTCTATGAACATAAATTACAAGCTTGGGATAGTGCTGCCGGATTTTTAATGGTGGAAGAGGCTGGAGGTAAAGTGACCGACTTTAAAGGAGATCTCTATTCACCCTATCAACCACATATTATTGCCACCAATGGTAAAATACACGATGAGCTGGTAGCCATTGTGAATGGAGCACCGGTGAAAAGTTAA
- a CDS encoding peptidylprolyl isomerase, producing MRILLILLLSGWLHTQAQVPNLALLKRKAPESFQVLFTTTKGNFILEAYRRWSPIGVDRLYQLVLSGFYNHNMIYRVEPNYVVQFGISDKFELNFFWDNKKIMDEPVLQKHKKGIVAFARDVANSRATQLFINMVDNPKLDTTVRSGVKGFSPIGKIIKGMDVVTKFNAQYGKRIAPIQDSIYLYGNAYLQENFPGLDQIISAKIIR from the coding sequence ATGAGAATATTACTGATCTTATTATTGTCGGGTTGGTTACATACACAGGCACAAGTACCAAATCTTGCACTGTTGAAAAGAAAAGCACCTGAAAGTTTTCAGGTACTCTTTACTACTACAAAGGGTAATTTCATTTTAGAGGCTTACAGAAGATGGTCGCCGATTGGTGTAGACCGATTGTACCAATTAGTACTCAGTGGTTTTTACAACCATAACATGATCTACCGGGTAGAACCCAACTACGTTGTACAGTTTGGTATCTCAGACAAATTTGAATTGAATTTTTTCTGGGATAATAAAAAGATCATGGATGAGCCTGTTTTACAAAAACACAAAAAAGGGATCGTTGCTTTTGCGCGTGATGTAGCAAACAGCAGAGCCACACAGCTCTTCATCAATATGGTAGATAATCCAAAACTGGATACCACCGTCCGCTCCGGTGTCAAAGGATTCTCACCAATTGGGAAGATTATCAAAGGCATGGATGTGGTCACAAAGTTCAATGCACAATACGGTAAACGAATTGCTCCGATACAAGATTCCATTTATCTCTATGGCAATGCGTATTTACAGGAAAATTTTCCGGGCTTAGATCAAATCATTTCAGCCAAGATCATTCGCTGA
- the mtgA gene encoding monofunctional biosynthetic peptidoglycan transglycosylase → MAEKRSFWRKSRRIIWRTTVVLFLSSLAYIILCRWVMPPITITQITNSFSHGLKRDYISWDQLPYNIKLAAIASEDQTFPDHSGFDWDAIERSMKPRKKGKKTKIPLGGGASTITQQTAKNVFLWQGGGVTKYIRKVPELYFTKMIEWIWGKQRILEVYLNVIEMGPGIFGVEAASRKYFGKSASKLSRAEAAMIIASLPNPKKFTPKPMSRRVSWRYPQILKQMQNIEDDADLQQLLRGK, encoded by the coding sequence ATGGCAGAAAAAAGATCATTTTGGAGAAAAAGTCGCCGCATCATCTGGCGAACAACGGTAGTCTTGTTCTTGAGTTCTTTGGCGTATATCATTCTTTGCAGATGGGTAATGCCACCCATCACCATTACTCAGATCACCAATAGTTTTTCTCATGGATTAAAACGCGATTACATTTCATGGGATCAATTACCCTATAATATCAAACTTGCTGCTATTGCCAGTGAAGACCAGACTTTTCCGGATCATAGCGGGTTTGATTGGGACGCAATTGAACGAAGCATGAAACCCAGGAAAAAAGGAAAGAAAACAAAAATTCCATTGGGCGGAGGTGCAAGTACGATTACACAACAAACTGCAAAAAATGTATTTCTGTGGCAGGGGGGTGGTGTTACAAAGTATATCAGAAAAGTGCCAGAGCTTTATTTCACTAAAATGATCGAATGGATCTGGGGTAAACAAAGAATATTGGAAGTATACCTCAATGTGATTGAAATGGGACCGGGTATTTTCGGTGTGGAAGCCGCATCCAGAAAGTATTTTGGTAAATCTGCCTCAAAACTATCAAGAGCTGAAGCTGCTATGATCATTGCCAGTCTGCCAAATCCGAAAAAGTTCACCCCCAAACCAATGAGCAGAAGGGTAAGCTGGCGCTATCCACAAATATTAAAACAGATGCAGAATATAGAAGATGATGCAGACCTGCAACAGTTGTTACGCGGGAAATAA
- a CDS encoding DUF4377 domain-containing protein, whose amino-acid sequence MKVRFTLLSLLFFSFAFSQRMIFYVADTKGDCYGVGKGLCLQVKEKPDEPYALFYSGIEGFSYEEGYHYKLEVMRVKKERPPADGSAFNYYLINIISKERSKNYSLKNTPIPDLRSLSLVRISKSGKMEMVDNSITPNISFDKKNGRISGKAGCNRYFGKVSFDQQRIFISGVGSTQMACTDMEIESLYLKHLTAVNRYQLSGNNLQLFRDQELLLQFIVPEN is encoded by the coding sequence ATGAAAGTCAGGTTTACCTTATTATCACTCCTATTCTTTTCCTTTGCTTTTAGCCAGCGAATGATATTCTATGTGGCTGATACAAAGGGCGATTGTTATGGAGTAGGTAAAGGATTATGCTTGCAGGTAAAAGAAAAACCAGATGAGCCTTATGCCTTATTTTATTCAGGTATAGAAGGATTTTCATATGAAGAAGGCTATCACTACAAGCTGGAGGTCATGCGAGTGAAAAAAGAACGTCCACCGGCAGATGGCAGTGCTTTCAATTATTATCTGATCAATATTATCAGTAAAGAGCGATCAAAAAATTATTCGCTGAAAAACACTCCGATCCCAGATCTGCGATCACTTTCACTGGTGCGCATCAGCAAAAGTGGTAAAATGGAGATGGTAGATAACAGCATTACTCCTAATATCTCTTTTGATAAAAAAAATGGAAGGATCTCCGGGAAAGCCGGTTGTAACCGCTATTTCGGTAAAGTAAGTTTTGATCAACAACGTATTTTTATTTCAGGAGTGGGCTCAACACAAATGGCCTGCACCGATATGGAAATAGAGTCTCTATACCTGAAACATCTCACAGCGGTTAATCGCTATCAACTATCCGGAAATAATCTTCAGTTATTCCGTGATCAGGAACTTTTATTGCAATTCATCGTTCCAGAGAATTAA